A region of the Triticum urartu cultivar G1812 unplaced genomic scaffold, Tu2.1 TuUngrouped_contig_4830, whole genome shotgun sequence genome:
GCAAAAAAGGCTTTGCAATCTTACTCTGGCTCACATAATATCCACCCCTTTTCACTCCACTCGTGCTTATGGGGTGAGTGGTGGATGGTGGCTAAATTGTGCATAAAAGAAAAGGATCTAAGCCATAGTCCCTCCACAGTAACTGCCAGCAACTTTTCTAAAACAACCTCTGACAACAAATCTTATTTGGAATCCTAAATCTTAAATGCTGCAAATTCAGTAGGAGTATCAAATATCACGAGTGGTGAGTATTCTCTCCCCTGTATGATGCGAACTCATTTTTACATTAAATGTAAATCAGATCCCTTATATGGTAAGAATAATTAGTACTAGATATGAAATAAAAAAGGTAATCCCATAATTACTGCATACATGCCAGTAATAAGAAGAAACATACAAATAAAGGAAATTGCTATCTGTGCTAGATGCAGACTGTGTGTGAAATAGAACGAATAATTTGTGGGAAGCTCAAAAAGGACCTTACATGAATTAAAGATAATTCAAGAAACCACAAATTGGGTTAAAGCGACTATGTTGTGTGGTAGTTCAAATAGGTCACTCATATTGAATTGCGATATTTCGTGATGCGTGTAGTGCCCCTATTTGGTAACTGCATACAAACTAGTCTTCAGCAAATTTGGATTATTTGGCTTACACATGTGCATGGATGCCAAAGTTTACTTCCTCAAGCAAATTTTTTTGCGGGAAAGGAACTTTCATTAATCAAGCAAGATGATTACATTCAGAATTGACTATGCTAGCTATCTCATCAGGGAAGTTTCGAAGCCAACATGCAGTTCGCTGCTGCGAACGACCCATACAAGCGAGGGTGTGACTCGCTTCATTTGCATGTCGGCTGATCTTAGCTAGACTAATGTTCCTTTCTTGAGTCAGAATCCTTCTGATCTCTCTTATATGGTGCACGTACCGTGATCTATCAACGTCTCTTGATTGAATCATTTGCAACAACTCAGCGCAGTCCATCTCCACTACCAGAGGTGAGTTTGTCCAGTGGAGAGCAAGCCGGAGCCCTTCATCCATCGCTGCCGCCTCCGCTTCCAGGGCATCAACACAGTTAAACAACATGCGTATGGCAGCAAAGATGACCGTACCTTTATGATCACGCAGGATCATCCTGGCTCCAGCCGTGCCATCTGTGTCTCTCTGTACATGCCACATATTAGATAGGAATGAATGACGATATGAAAGTAGTGAATCATAGCAGGCTGTATATGGACTTACACTCAATTCACATTTAAACAAATAATGACACATTACAGTTGCAGCTAACAAATTTTCAGTTATTGCATTTTGTCTTTAAAATGCCATTTATTTTTGTCATGGTAAGTAAGAGGTTGAACCTTGGGGTTATAcaaacataacaaacatatagtCTGGGAAGCTGCAATCAGCAGTTTCAAATTCCTATCTTCCATGGAGTTGTAAGCCTATGTGCCAAAAAGTAAATTGGAGGGAGTAATCCGAGATGTTATCACTGAGCAATCAAACTGTTACATGTGTTAGTATTTCTAAGCAGTGTGTGGAGTTTTACCTTTTCCTTTCTATTCTCAGGTTGAATGGGTACTTCGTAAGAGCCTAGTTCTACTATTAGCATATATAAATATCGTGGTTATTCTCTTCGCTATTTGGTTCAGTTTCAGTTTATTGCAATTTTCTTGGTGTAAAACTGGGTGCAGCACAATTTGTGCTTCAGTTATGCTAATATACCAGTGATGCATGTCGGCGCACTTTAATATCAAGGAATGGTTAAAAAAACTAGTGGTGCCAATTTCCATGGTATTAAACTGTACCAATGTAGTGTCTCTCTTTGTGTTATACTCTTCATGAAGAAGCACATGGACTTCTTGACAAGCAGATATTTAACTTATTTCATGATTGTGACTATTATATGGCAGTACTTATTCGATTGTATTATTTTGAATAAATTCTTGAATTCTTCCTAATTTCTCTAGTTGCTTAGTGACTGTGTTGTAACACTTGGTGCAGTGGATTGAAGAACCGACACTTCTGGTCACACGATTTGAGTATGCAAACCTTTTCCACACAATCACAGACTGGTACAGTGCATATGTTAGTTCCAGAGTCACGAATTTACCTGATCGTCCTAATGTTGTTTTCGTGGATGGGCATTGCAAGGTATGTACTGTACTTAGAAACATTCTATGCTTATGACTCTTGGTACATTACATGAGATATGTTGCATTCGTCATGATtaattagtatgtttggacagtaGTTTGGGTGGTAAAATATCAACTTGAGAGTTATGTGCCTGATCTGTAGTTTGTTAGTGTGTTCATATTCTTCACATAGATATCTTTGCTCGTTTGGTATCTGGGACCGTATCTGCTGCCCCTGTTAGGAGATCATTGCAATCTAAAACTCTTCCAAATCCTTTCCCTTTCTCTTAGTATTTCTGTTCTACATCTCCTATAGATACAAATTTCCTGAGAACTCTGTCCTGACACCTGATCCAAAGTTATGCCATTCATACAGCTCTATGCTTCCATGTCTGCCTGAGCTTGCATTTTCAATTGCTCTATCATGTTATTCTCTTTGTTCAGAATTATTATATGCAGCTTAAAGTGCGGTTTATGGTAACTACTAAAATTAAGCACTGCATGCAGTAAAATTTGAAGAAAGAATGGAACACTTGGCAGAGTTTGAGTTTTTTGACTCTAATGAGTTAAGCTTACCAAAATCAGTCAACCAGGGCTAACCATTCTGTGGCATGTCTCATCAATCATCTCACCATGTCACCACCTGTTCATGGAATAGTTAGAACAGTGTCATACTTTTGATAGTCGATGTGGGTGTGTGCTGTTTGTAACTCCTTATCAGAACATTTGAAGATAGGGTGGGATGGTGAAGAATGATGGTAGTTCTGTTTATAAGATGTGCAGCAGTGTTGTCATTATATTTACAGTATCATTTCCTTCCTACCAAAACTAACTTATGTTTCCCATTCAACACAAGAACATGAGCAGCCATCTGCTCAATTATGCCATTGTATTTGTAGAACTGCACGCACCAGCCAGTGGGCTATGCATTTATACGTGAACACTCCCCCTCACGTGTGGCCCCCTCAGGCCTAAACGTGGACCGAAAGTGGCCCgcaattttttatttttaaattgCACCAGCCGGGTCTTGAACTCAAGACCGCTTGGCTCTGATATCATGTAGAACTGCACGCACCAGCCAGTTCACCCAAAAGCTCCAACTGATGGGGAAAGGTGGGCTATGCATTTATACGTCAACAGTATTGATATCGAGATATCAACTGCTTGCATACTTTGTGAGTTTCTAGTGTATTTATCTGCTAATTAAGGAGTGAAATCATTCTTGTCCAAAATGATTCAGTTGATTTCCCCATGTATATTCTTGTTTGTAACAGATATGACCTGATATCCCGCAGGCACCACTGGAGCAAACATGGGAATCACTTTTTTCGAATGTGACCTATGCCAAGAGCTTCTCTGGCCCTGTTTGTTTCCGGCATGCAGTTCTTTCACCATTGGGCTATGAGACTGCTCTATTTAAGGGGCTTAGTGAAAGCTTCAGCTGTGAAGGAGCCTCTGCTCAGTCCCTTAGAAATAAACCAGACCACCAGAAAACTGCACGGTTGTCTGAATTTGGGGAGATGATTATAGCTTCTTTTGATCTTCTGGAGGATGGGATCGTGCCGCCTAAAAAAACATCAAACGGACTCAAGATTCTCTTTGTTCGGAGAGAAGACTACTTGGCCCACCCACGTCACAGTGGAAAGGTTGAATCTAGGCTAAGCAATGAGCAGGAGGTATTCGATGCAGTTGAGAAGTGGGCAAAAGGTCAGAAGTGCAAAATAACTGTCGTGAATGGTCTTTTTGCGCACATGAGCATGAAGGAGCAACTCCAGGCTATCCTGGAAGCTTCAGTC
Encoded here:
- the LOC125528379 gene encoding beta-1,2-xylosyltransferase RCN11, producing the protein MRALLDSARVVPPGELHCSQWIEEPTLLVTRFEYANLFHTITDWYSAYVSSRVTNLPDRPNVVFVDGHCKAPLEQTWESLFSNVTYAKSFSGPVCFRHAVLSPLGYETALFKGLSESFSCEGASAQSLRNKPDHQKTARLSEFGEMIIASFDLLEDGIVPPKKTSNGLKILFVRREDYLAHPRHSGKVESRLSNEQEVFDAVEKWAKGQKCKITVVNGLFAHMSMKEQLQAILEASVIIGAHGAGLTHLVSATPDTKVLEIISSFYRRPHFGLISRWKSLEYHAINLPGSYASIPDVTSELGNILKGLGC